gaTTCTTTTTCATACAAATACAAGTAATCGAATTCGGTCTAATatatactccctctgtttcaaaaaaaattacctagtttgacttggaacggagttaaagaaaagaaagaagattttttaatcttgtgattctaaattaaagttatgtcaaatgtatcaaaatgtcctttaatcttgttgtcttaaacatgtcatgtggaaagttaaagttagagtgttaccaaaaaaagaaaggaagatcattctttttgatacaaactaaaaaggaaatagggtcattcttttttaaacgaagatagtatataaaaattttttaCTCTGTCCTTGCTATCATCTAGCTATATATAAAGAGTGTTTTGGATTAAATAAGCCAGCGAGTTTCGAATATGAGAGGACATAAAAGAATTGGAAATAGGAGGACTCATAAATATTTGCTTTGTGTGTGTCAAAGAAATTCAATTTGTATTTCACAAATTTAGCAATTTGATGGCTAACATACAAGACAAGATTGTAAACCaaattgacaaaaataaaaagtaagaaGTAAAGGGTCTTTGTATCATGTAATCAAACACTTGAATTATTAGAACAAGAACACAACTTTATTTGGATATTCTCAAAAGAAAGCTAAAGATTTTGCCCCATATACATAAACACGTGTATTTAATTATACCTTTTTACAACTTTAACCATTAGACCATTTTTGACTTGCATGATGATGGAAGTAGTAGGATAAACATTTTGTGGTTCCACAACTTGGATATTGTAATTGTGTATGATGGTAGCTGCCACAATTTTCATCTGAATAAATGCCATTTCTTTCCCTAAACAAGTCCTTGGACCGGCGTTAAACGCTGGAAATTTGAAAGATGGCTCATGTTTGATTCCTCCACGTTCAGAAATCCATCTCTCTGGCTTGAACTCTAGACAATCTTTCCCCCACAGAGTCTCCATTCTCCCCATTACATAGAATGGTAGAATCATTCTTGTTTTTGGACTAACACGATGGCCGGTTGGAAGTATGTCATGATCAAGTGGAACTTTGTGCTCTAAAGACACTGATGGATACAACCTAAGAGTTTCACACAAAGCACCATGTAGATAAATCAATTTTCTTGATTCTTCTTTGGTGAAAAACTTTAGGTTTTCGTCTTCTTTTACATGCAATTGTTGTTGAATCTCTTCTCGTATCTTTTTCTCTACTAAGGGATTCTTAGCCAAGAGGACAAAAAACCAAGTGAGAGCTGCACTTGTGGTGTCCTTTCCAGCCAACATCAAATTCAAGAAGGTATCCCTTAGAAATGTTTGCAAAGTACCCAAATCTCCACCATTCCATTGATTGTATACTTTGATATACGCGTTTAAAAATGCAAATTCCTCCTCTTTGATTCTACTTTTATGCATCAACTCTTCTTGTTTTCGCGCAATGCAAGGATATATGAATTGATCAAAAGCCTCACATGCATGCATGAGCTTCTTCTCTTTACCAATTCTAAGCCATTGTTGCAACTTCCATAGACGTTGTGGCGTTATGTGTCTATGTAAAAGTGCATCAAGGGCATCACCAAACGCCTTTTCGTATGGCAAATAAGGTAAGTCCATAGACAGGCTTTTTGGATCATGATCAAGTAACAACCTAGTGATGGAATCAAAAGTAAATCTTTGCAAAACATCTTGCAAATCCAATGTTTTGCCTTGTTTTGCAAAAGCATCAAGAATTGGTTTAAGCCCTTTCTCAATTATGTCCCACATGGTCTTTTCTAACAACATTTGGAACTTTGCATGGCTCATTATGGACATGGTAGTCCTCCTATGTAGCTCCCATAGCTCATGATCAACATTGAAGATCCCATTACCCAACATATCAAAAATCTTACGAAACTCAGGTCCTTTTGGATAGTTTGAGAAATTTTTACTAAAGATATAATGTATATTTGCAGGATCGCAAGTAAAAAACATGTCCACATTTGTAAAAATAGGACCTTTAAAGTCATAAGTACCACCATATTCTATAAGAACTTCAGTCATATATGCATGACCGCGATGAAGATTCCCAATAACCCCAGGCAACTCCCTAAGGATTGGCCAATTTGTTGGTGCTGAGGTTTTAGTCCTTCTATATATGATGAACCATATAGAATAAGTAGAACAAAAAATcaacaagaaaagaagagaatattcaaggaaatccatattgatactAATTTTGGtagtgtataatatatatattttttttaaatgtatacTAATTCACTAAAATCTAGTAGAGTTTTATACATGTGTTTGGTGAATTATGGCCACAATTTTAATTGGACTCCAATTTTTAAGAGCCTAGGATAGTTAATTAGTTTGACATTTAATGTGTACACGTTGTTGTAAATTATTGGCAACTTTATTTAATTAGAAGTGACCAttcaactatatttatttttatataatatagtgAAGTGGGAGGATGATTAaggacaaaaatataattttatgctaataaaaatatattaagaaagataataaataattctagaaacatatttctatatatgaagtgaataatgatcaaggccaaaaatataattttatgctaacaaaaatctaccaagaatatgataacaaataaattaatgcgtgtgtattattattaaatgagctttcatatatatttttttataaaaaattcgTTTGTCttccttctattaatttgtgCGTATATGTGGAGTTTTATAGAtttgaacattttaatataaaaatttattgatttgaaaactttaattcttcgttttaatttataatttgttacatatttgaaaattatataaaaaaaacttaaaaacgcaatgtaacaatttaaggtatttttagaaaaacataatgaaatttggttaactcccttatttttattgaaccaaaaaaaatgttgcatatattgtttgaaaataatgtAAGAACTAAAAAGTATTATGAATCACAGTAAAGtgacaactaaaaatatgtgagaatCATATAAGTAATTACGTTGACTTTCCTAAAATctcataaaataaaacagatgTAATAACATATATCATTCGAAAAGACACAAAAGGtatataaattaacaatttaaaatattttttaaaaacacatataaaaaatgTAGTTCACTTTTTCAAACTTCATTCGTATTacacaaattaaaagaaaaaaactaacatACATTAAGTCTGCGCTAGCGCGAGGACTATATatctaatattataaaaataaaataaaaactatcaaagaggtcattttttttcttaaaaaaagaattacaaattGCTAACTTctagaaatcaatttttttttttcaaaaaaagatcataaatttttaaaaataataaatatcaatGGTCCAGTAGGCAATGATAGGAATGTAGCATACATCAATAGGTGAAGCAATAGATATAAAAATAGATGTTATGTCTcgtagaaaataaaaactaatctACAAAGCTACTTGTCAATATTAAACAGCTATTTACCGTAGAGTTAATACCTCATATGATCACTTAACTATACTTTTTTTCcataaagtcactcaactttcaattttaattcaaaagtcactcaattatgttattttcttttagagAGTCACTCAATTTTGAACTTTAGctaaaaagtcactcaactattaaCGCTTTCCTTAGAaagtcaatttattttattgttatttaaattaaaatgtgttgatattaattatttatataacaagtcaaattttttaaaaaataaaaaatactatttaaatcatttagtgatccacccaccAAACCCGATccattagaaaatataatatcaatgggtcatataatattttttaatggatcgaattaggtgggtggatcactaaatagtttaaatgatattttttaattttaaaaaaaaattgatttgttatataaacaattaatatcaacaaattttaattttaaaaaattaaataaattgagtgactttttgagggAAGAGTTAATAGTTGAGCgacttttaagttaaaattcaaagttgaataACTTTCTGAGATCttgttttttttggttttccacTCAGTGTTCGGAGCTCACATAAAATTCAGATTGCGCACTGCATGGCCCATACAGGGGGGCGTTTCCAATAGGATTTTCTCCATACCCAGGTCTCGAACCCAAGACCTTTGATTAAGGGTGAAACACTATCACCATTGCACCACAACCCATGTTGGTAACATGCGttgttttcattttctctttccCTCTTCCATTTTAGttgcttttattttaattagttgttgacactcaattttgaccctcaccatcataaattaattaacaagcCTCTTAATTTTAAACGATTATGAAATAAGTAGCTTTTataaagttcaaaatattttattaatcttgttgcttttacaatttttagacaatatatatgttttacGTGATTATGTATACGAttagtatatttatgtttattcaAAATtcgtccaaaaaaaatttatttttattttaatattttactaaataGTTTAGTCGTATgataatttacaatttttattatcttatttctaaattgatttttcattttttttaaaattatgagacttattcaattaatttatatttaattcatcTCATCTAGCTATCAAGCATTTTGACCCATTAGAAAACCAAAATTTGGGCATGTTACAATATCAGCAGCCTACTAGTCAATTCCCCCTTCATCCAATTCTCAAACTCAATTCCAATTCATTAGCCCATTTCATTTTGTTCCGTCtagatttgtatttttatttataatgggCCTAAAGCTTTTGTcgtttttcaaatttattttgtattaattatttgcTTAGTCTAGGACAGgtaccaaaagaaaaaaaattggtcaaaaactcgaaaaaattgaaatggatCAAAAAGCCAAAACAGGTGAATTCAAAAATCGGTCAAGACGAATAGAATCCGTATTtagacccaaatctctctccctcttttttatttcttgtttatttacTTGCTTCATTTGTTAGTTAGTTTTAAGTTAAGAAACTTCCAAATCCCCGCAAATGCCGTTTTGTCTTAACAACTTAAAAGTAAATCAAgttcaagtactttttcaaaaaagaaaattcaagttAGGTATTTCACTTAGGTAAAAGTTAGATATTAATTTTCTATCAAAATGGTTTTATCGCAATTTTAAGTTTCAGCCAAATTAATTGTTGGTAACAAGTTAGCGGACGTCTTAGGTGCTTTTAAACCTTCCTAAGATGTTAATAGGAATCCCCGAACCCCTTTAAAACTCTTTCAACTTGATTTCCTGTTTTAgtcaaattgaaagaaaaagttttcttaatttttctcaaaaattaagtggcgactctaaaaagtcaaaaattcttgaaaaaatatttttgataaaacatcGTTATTTCATTTCCCTATTAATTACTTTCTAATGTTAATTAACTTACTGATTCATGTATCATCTATTTGAATAAGAAAGACTTGTTTAATcttggaaaaatatttcatactgctaaaatagttttttaaaaagtttccAGCCAACTCAAGTATTAATTTTCTTgtactaatatttatatattattgtagtaatgttaaatctaattaaaataaataaataagttattagAAGAAGCGCAATGCCATACAAATATATTGACTGAGACCCTTAAGGGGATATTTATTCTCTTATTAGTTTTcgaatgatattttttatattggTATTACCATTAGgtcaaatgaataaaaaatttatatcatatcataataaaagtTTCTTCTTTGTCCTCTAATTTATCGTTAATATAATTTgcaattattaatttttgataatattgtaattatttcGATCCCAATAAATATTAAGGTAATCGAAGTAAAAGTATCAAATACtatatgatttttaataaataacaaaaaatcgTTTCTTTCTCATGGTCCAAAAGATATAGTTTGGGTCCTTAaagacaaaattaaacacaagtTGTTAAGCATGGCTCGtaataataatgaataagaTTGGTATTTAACAGCCTCTACCTAATTAAACCTACATGAGTTGTCATAGATAATTAACGGTATAATTAACTTGatctcaatttatatttattttcttcaattttgagTGTGTGCAAACACTTAATTTTACATGACTTACATGACATTCTATGTGGTAATTTACATTTTACGTGGTGTTCTATAGTATACTATGCCACTAATAGTGGCGGAGTCAGGAGAGATATTTTTTGCACAGCCTTAATCGATGAGCTATCAACCTTTATTATGTCAAAATTGTTTAACAGTTAgtatatatctaaaaaaaatcgATATTTAGTATATAAATAAGGTAAAATTAGAGAGCACATCTTACGTTTTCGCTTCAAATCAACGCACTCTCTTTCCAAATTCTCCATCCATTTTTATCACTCAATTCTCTAGCCCCTTCTCCTCCACATGTTCAAAATAGTTTTATACTACACTTAAAGTCATATACATGTAAATACATGTTTTTTTACATAAGATAAATTGAATTAGAGAGAGGCGAGAAAAacttatttatgtatttaatttaCATGCAAATCATAGTaaatacacataaaatacatgaatttaattaatgtgATTCACATATACCCGAGGTACTAAATAAACTTAGCTACATACGTCTTTTTTGGCGTTTATAGATGGAGATTTCGAGAAAATTACGCGGTTAAGCAAATTTATACTACTTAATTACTCATCAAGCTaaagtttgctataattatcactcgTGACTAACACATTAATATGTGgtctgacttcgagtttgtataattagtcacattTGTATATCTATAATTCGCcggaatatacaaatacatatgtataatatacaagtATCTAACCGATATAGATATACAATCCACCTCTCTCCCATTCTCCgtcctctctcctccctctcccaatctcgtttgccatatatatacaaatgaatatgtaatatatacaattatctaaccgatatacatatacaattcacctctctcacTCTATACCCTCCCTCACTcccctctctcctccctctcccagtctcgcttgtcatatatacaaatacatatgtataatatacaattatctaaccgatatacatatacacttCATCTTTCTCCACTTTTTTTCCTCTCTCTGGCCtatctcctctctctcccagtctcacttgcatctctcctccctataacatgtagctacaaattgcaattatcaaactatagttatggaATAATTGAGCTATTTGAGTggatatatgtgaaagtttctcctattatatatataatacatacgatcaaatataatttaatagaaATTTGAACAAAACGCGTCAAGTTTTAGAACAGTCATTACTCTTTAGGTATTCCGCTTTTTGAATTATGGTCATGTTCAAGTCGGTACGTACTCTCTAATGTGGTTAAATGTGTATAGTAGCtatcatttattaataatttatttatacaacacaaaataaagtatttgtttTGTAGTCATATGACAAAATTAATGTGGTGTCTAAATATCATGTGCCAATCAAATCACTAACtttgtaaaaagaaaatcttttgttttttttagaagAGCCACACCTTTGAACTAACTAGTGGTAACATTGATTGACAACTCATGATATGTGACTTGGCCAAGACCTAATTTTCTGTTACCTATTAGCCCCAACCCAAGGATTGGTATAATACAAAAGTTTAGCTAACAACTTTTATAAAGTTTAATGAATAGATAGGTACGTTTTTGTAAGAATTATATAAGATATACTTGAGCTGATTTGTAATATGTCTGGTGGAACACAAATATCTATTATAGTTCAACTTTGTATAGatttaagtatatattttatgctaaaatattgtagaatcattaaaatattagtttatCAGCTATCAATCGTTATCAATTCGCTTATCAGTTTAATTGCTTTAAAGATTTTTTACACACGGAAAAGAACATTGAAAATCGCTTAGTACTGAATGAACCGTGGACATGAATTGACATATTGCATCTTGTTCAAAAGCAAATGTCATCACCTAATTGAATAATCGAAAGTTCGTAACATTCacaaatgaattataatttattaacttaCTATCGGATTGTCAATTAACccgttaagaaaaaaaagttaatctGTGCTCTAATGAAATTGGTCGAAAGAAATATACATTTTCTGGCTGGAGGGCGATCATAccctaaactaaaaaaaataaaagtaaattaatgtGATTGTGACATCGTAAGTGATTGCAAGAGTAGTCTGTCCCCCTCCTCGCTTGGTATATTAATCTCAAATAAGGCGTGCAAGTCTACCTTTTAGTAATCACTATCGAAGCGAAGAAAAAACTAGCTGAACTAGACTCATGTAGGGTCCAATATAGTGATTTtgaaaatgacaatatttttgtttaaatttgacAGCCTAATTATTGGTTACGTTCGAAAAATACTTGGAGATTCATATCATGAGGGTTGACAAATGAACGAGCTAAATCGAATAAAAAttgaagtgaaaaataaaataaaatattatatttggcTATATATATTAATACCAAATAAAGTTGGATAATGTCACTTGGATAAGTTAGAGCTAAGTGCCAAACTTCTgtctaatttaaaaaaatacataactcAATAAAAGTTAACAATttagtttgatcaaaccatatAGGATAATATATAGATTGATTTATATTTGACCCGCTTTTAACAAATTGATTATCTGgtctatttttaattgtatgaaatgaaaaaaatattttgaaccaATAACTTTTAGTAAGCACAAATATTCTAGCAAAGCTTGaggtatattttaatctttttcatataaaaattattttttgacttctttgatTATAATTACTCAGGTTCTGCTTTTCCTTTCATTCTTtagcttaaaaaaattaaaattattttttgtggatttattgtaatttaatttttgtatttgtaaaagtaaaattaaaaaatagagcatttataataaattttacaaaaaaattagtgaaacataaataaatttggccattaaaataatacatttatattattcgttggaaaaggaaagaaaaacgTGTGAGGAGAATCAAATATACCTtataaggatttttttttcttcaaaaaaagtaattttaaaaaaataattaaattttttttctttactttcttttgagaaaacaaatatgtataattcatttatataataatatagatatatacGAGTCACCTTCATTgcatatttcataatataatccTAGAATTAAAGTATATAAGTACCTATGTATGACCTTAATACGAGTCCACCGCTTGTTGAACTAGAGACTATccaatattaattataataatatatttagtataattatatgatttagtgGAATTTGAAGTAAGAAGAATGGAATACATAGATTATTCATAATAATGTAAATCATGATCaagattattttatcaaaaaattcagGTCAAGAAGAGATTTGTCAGGTTTTTCCttgaatatttttcatttgaattcTACATAATTGTGTtataatcaaaaaatattttttttggtagaaaatattttcttgtggAAACGAACTCTACAATattcattcttctttttcttcggAAAAGAAGTCTTGGAACtgtataaataaaagaatattttgttgtaaaaaaacacaataattaacaatttaatcaTTTAGAGAATTTTGTTAAGGATGATATTTATTAGGGGTGTTTAATATGAAAAATCGATCGAATcgattcatataatttttcaataaaattgtgGACTTTTATTTAAGTGTATATCTGTCTCCAATAACCGAGgattgttttttaattaataagaaaatcGTAAAACTTCTGAACcgaattgaataaatatattgtatAAATTAACAATGTGTtagattaatatataaatagattttataatatatttcaatataaaaataattgtaggTTCTAGGCCTACGGTGATTGGACGACTTCAATTTTTTGCTCTTTAATTAGCCTTTAATTATTTaggtttaaaattaaaagacaacAAAATAGACATACCCCATCAAACAATACCATGAAACATATGCAACCACTCTTATTGTAAGTTTAACATCAAACAAAACGGCTACATTCTTGAC
The sequence above is a segment of the Solanum lycopersicum chromosome 10, SLM_r2.1 genome. Coding sequences within it:
- the LOC101246390 gene encoding alkane hydroxylase MAH1-like, with protein sequence MDFLEYSLLFLLIFCSTYSIWFIIYRRTKTSAPTNWPILRELPGVIGNLHRGHAYMTEVLIEYGGTYDFKGPIFTNVDMFFTCDPANIHYIFSKNFSNYPKGPEFRKIFDMLGNGIFNVDHELWELHRRTTMSIMSHAKFQMLLEKTMWDIIEKGLKPILDAFAKQGKTLDLQDVLQRFTFDSITRLLLDHDPKSLSMDLPYLPYEKAFGDALDALLHRHITPQRLWKLQQWLRIGKEKKLMHACEAFDQFIYPCIARKQEELMHKSRIKEEEFAFLNAYIKVYNQWNGGDLGTLQTFLRDTFLNLMLAGKDTTSAALTWFFVLLAKNPLVEKKIREEIQQQLHVKEDENLKFFTKEESRKLIYLHGALCETLRLYPSVSLEHKVPLDHDILPTGHRVSPKTRMILPFYVMGRMETLWGKDCLEFKPERWISERGGIKHEPSFKFPAFNAGPRTCLGKEMAFIQMKIVAATIIHNYNIQVVEPQNVYPTTSIIMQVKNGLMVKVVKRYN